In one Paramormyrops kingsleyae isolate MSU_618 chromosome 18, PKINGS_0.4, whole genome shotgun sequence genomic region, the following are encoded:
- the tpd52l2b gene encoding tpd52 like 2b isoform X7: protein MDSASQDINLNSPNKGLGSDLPAQGAAGTAPSNATSTLPPGMTEEEAQELRTELAKVEEEIHTLRQVLSAKERHAADLKRKLGLNPLNELKQNISKSWQDVQASNAYKKTQETLSQAGQKTSAALSTVGTAISRRLGDMRNSPTFKSFEDKVGNIKYKMVGNRVPDEGAQSPTAPSGMQDGAPF, encoded by the exons ATGGACTCCGCTAGTCAAG ACATTAACCTCAACTCTCCCAACAAAGGCCTGGGGTCGGACCTTCCAGCTCAGGGAGCTGCCGGTACTGCCCCCAGTAACGCCACCAGCACTCTGCCACCGGGCATGACAGAAGAAGAGGCACAGGAACTGCGGACTGAGCTTGCGAAG gtggaggaggagatcCACACCTTACGGCAAGTGCTGTCCGCCAAGGAGAGGCACGCGGCCGACCTGAAGCGGAAACTGGGCCTGAATCCGCTCAATGAGCTCAAGCAGAACATCAGCAAGAGCTGGCAGGACGTCCAGGCCTCCAACGC GTACAAGAAGACTCAGGAAACTCTGTCTCAGGCCGGCCAGAAGACCTCCGCCGCCCTGTCCACCGTGGGCACTGCCATCAGCAGGAGACTGGGGGACATGAG GAACTCCCCAACCTTCAAGTCATTCGAGGACAAAGTTGGCAACATAAAG TACAAGATGGTCGGCAACCGCGTCCCTGATGAAGGAGCACAGTCCCCAACTGCGCCGAGCGGCATGCAGGACGGCGCCCCCTTCTGA
- the tpd52l2b gene encoding tpd52 like 2b isoform X1, with protein sequence MDSASQDINLNSPNKGLGSDLPAQGAAGTAPSNATSTLPPGMTEEEAQELRTELAKVEEEIHTLRQVLSAKERHAADLKRKLGLNPLNELKQNISKSWQDVQASNAYVKTAEKLAKWNEAFTGSHLYLSASATLEDISQSEAYKKTQETLSQAGQKTSAALSTVGTAISRRLGDMRALPFSHSLSGYSIRHSISMPAMRNSPTFKSFEDKVGNIKYKMVGNRVPDEGAQSPTAPSGMQDGAPF encoded by the exons ATGGACTCCGCTAGTCAAG ACATTAACCTCAACTCTCCCAACAAAGGCCTGGGGTCGGACCTTCCAGCTCAGGGAGCTGCCGGTACTGCCCCCAGTAACGCCACCAGCACTCTGCCACCGGGCATGACAGAAGAAGAGGCACAGGAACTGCGGACTGAGCTTGCGAAG gtggaggaggagatcCACACCTTACGGCAAGTGCTGTCCGCCAAGGAGAGGCACGCGGCCGACCTGAAGCGGAAACTGGGCCTGAATCCGCTCAATGAGCTCAAGCAGAACATCAGCAAGAGCTGGCAGGACGTCCAGGCCTCCAACGC CTATGTGAAAACCGCAGAGAAACTCGCCAAGTGGAACGAGGCGTTTACCGGCTCCCACTT ATATCTCTCAGCGTCGGCCACTTTGGAGGAcattagccaatcagaagc GTACAAGAAGACTCAGGAAACTCTGTCTCAGGCCGGCCAGAAGACCTCCGCCGCCCTGTCCACCGTGGGCACTGCCATCAGCAGGAGACTGGGGGACATGAG AGCCCTGCCTTTCTCACACTCGCTTAG CGGTTACTCCATACGCCACTCGATAAGTATGCCGGCGATGAG GAACTCCCCAACCTTCAAGTCATTCGAGGACAAAGTTGGCAACATAAAG TACAAGATGGTCGGCAACCGCGTCCCTGATGAAGGAGCACAGTCCCCAACTGCGCCGAGCGGCATGCAGGACGGCGCCCCCTTCTGA
- the tpd52l2b gene encoding tpd52 like 2b isoform X4 has protein sequence MDSASQDINLNSPNKGLGSDLPAQGAAGTAPSNATSTLPPGMTEEEAQELRTELAKVEEEIHTLRQVLSAKERHAADLKRKLGLNPLNELKQNISKSWQDVQASNAYVKTAEKLAKWNEAFTGSHLYLSASATLEDISQSEAYKKTQETLSQAGQKTSAALSTVGTAISRRLGDMRNSPTFKSFEDKVGNIKYKMVGNRVPDEGAQSPTAPSGMQDGAPF, from the exons ATGGACTCCGCTAGTCAAG ACATTAACCTCAACTCTCCCAACAAAGGCCTGGGGTCGGACCTTCCAGCTCAGGGAGCTGCCGGTACTGCCCCCAGTAACGCCACCAGCACTCTGCCACCGGGCATGACAGAAGAAGAGGCACAGGAACTGCGGACTGAGCTTGCGAAG gtggaggaggagatcCACACCTTACGGCAAGTGCTGTCCGCCAAGGAGAGGCACGCGGCCGACCTGAAGCGGAAACTGGGCCTGAATCCGCTCAATGAGCTCAAGCAGAACATCAGCAAGAGCTGGCAGGACGTCCAGGCCTCCAACGC CTATGTGAAAACCGCAGAGAAACTCGCCAAGTGGAACGAGGCGTTTACCGGCTCCCACTT ATATCTCTCAGCGTCGGCCACTTTGGAGGAcattagccaatcagaagc GTACAAGAAGACTCAGGAAACTCTGTCTCAGGCCGGCCAGAAGACCTCCGCCGCCCTGTCCACCGTGGGCACTGCCATCAGCAGGAGACTGGGGGACATGAG GAACTCCCCAACCTTCAAGTCATTCGAGGACAAAGTTGGCAACATAAAG TACAAGATGGTCGGCAACCGCGTCCCTGATGAAGGAGCACAGTCCCCAACTGCGCCGAGCGGCATGCAGGACGGCGCCCCCTTCTGA
- the tpd52l2b gene encoding tpd52 like 2b isoform X3, with amino-acid sequence MDSASQDINLNSPNKGLGSDLPAQGAAGTAPSNATSTLPPGMTEEEAQELRTELAKVEEEIHTLRQVLSAKERHAADLKRKLGLNPLNELKQNISKSWQDVQASNAYLSASATLEDISQSEAYKKTQETLSQAGQKTSAALSTVGTAISRRLGDMRALPFSHSLSGYSIRHSISMPAMRNSPTFKSFEDKVGNIKYKMVGNRVPDEGAQSPTAPSGMQDGAPF; translated from the exons ATGGACTCCGCTAGTCAAG ACATTAACCTCAACTCTCCCAACAAAGGCCTGGGGTCGGACCTTCCAGCTCAGGGAGCTGCCGGTACTGCCCCCAGTAACGCCACCAGCACTCTGCCACCGGGCATGACAGAAGAAGAGGCACAGGAACTGCGGACTGAGCTTGCGAAG gtggaggaggagatcCACACCTTACGGCAAGTGCTGTCCGCCAAGGAGAGGCACGCGGCCGACCTGAAGCGGAAACTGGGCCTGAATCCGCTCAATGAGCTCAAGCAGAACATCAGCAAGAGCTGGCAGGACGTCCAGGCCTCCAACGC ATATCTCTCAGCGTCGGCCACTTTGGAGGAcattagccaatcagaagc GTACAAGAAGACTCAGGAAACTCTGTCTCAGGCCGGCCAGAAGACCTCCGCCGCCCTGTCCACCGTGGGCACTGCCATCAGCAGGAGACTGGGGGACATGAG AGCCCTGCCTTTCTCACACTCGCTTAG CGGTTACTCCATACGCCACTCGATAAGTATGCCGGCGATGAG GAACTCCCCAACCTTCAAGTCATTCGAGGACAAAGTTGGCAACATAAAG TACAAGATGGTCGGCAACCGCGTCCCTGATGAAGGAGCACAGTCCCCAACTGCGCCGAGCGGCATGCAGGACGGCGCCCCCTTCTGA
- the tpd52l2b gene encoding tpd52 like 2b isoform X5, whose translation MDSASQDINLNSPNKGLGSDLPAQGAAGTAPSNATSTLPPGMTEEEAQELRTELAKVEEEIHTLRQVLSAKERHAADLKRKLGLNPLNELKQNISKSWQDVQASNAYKKTQETLSQAGQKTSAALSTVGTAISRRLGDMRALPFSHSLSGYSIRHSISMPAMRNSPTFKSFEDKVGNIKYKMVGNRVPDEGAQSPTAPSGMQDGAPF comes from the exons ATGGACTCCGCTAGTCAAG ACATTAACCTCAACTCTCCCAACAAAGGCCTGGGGTCGGACCTTCCAGCTCAGGGAGCTGCCGGTACTGCCCCCAGTAACGCCACCAGCACTCTGCCACCGGGCATGACAGAAGAAGAGGCACAGGAACTGCGGACTGAGCTTGCGAAG gtggaggaggagatcCACACCTTACGGCAAGTGCTGTCCGCCAAGGAGAGGCACGCGGCCGACCTGAAGCGGAAACTGGGCCTGAATCCGCTCAATGAGCTCAAGCAGAACATCAGCAAGAGCTGGCAGGACGTCCAGGCCTCCAACGC GTACAAGAAGACTCAGGAAACTCTGTCTCAGGCCGGCCAGAAGACCTCCGCCGCCCTGTCCACCGTGGGCACTGCCATCAGCAGGAGACTGGGGGACATGAG AGCCCTGCCTTTCTCACACTCGCTTAG CGGTTACTCCATACGCCACTCGATAAGTATGCCGGCGATGAG GAACTCCCCAACCTTCAAGTCATTCGAGGACAAAGTTGGCAACATAAAG TACAAGATGGTCGGCAACCGCGTCCCTGATGAAGGAGCACAGTCCCCAACTGCGCCGAGCGGCATGCAGGACGGCGCCCCCTTCTGA
- the tpd52l2b gene encoding tpd52 like 2b isoform X2 encodes MDSASQGLGSDLPAQGAAGTAPSNATSTLPPGMTEEEAQELRTELAKVEEEIHTLRQVLSAKERHAADLKRKLGLNPLNELKQNISKSWQDVQASNAYVKTAEKLAKWNEAFTGSHLYLSASATLEDISQSEAYKKTQETLSQAGQKTSAALSTVGTAISRRLGDMRALPFSHSLSGYSIRHSISMPAMRNSPTFKSFEDKVGNIKYKMVGNRVPDEGAQSPTAPSGMQDGAPF; translated from the exons ATGGACTCCGCTAGTCAAG GCCTGGGGTCGGACCTTCCAGCTCAGGGAGCTGCCGGTACTGCCCCCAGTAACGCCACCAGCACTCTGCCACCGGGCATGACAGAAGAAGAGGCACAGGAACTGCGGACTGAGCTTGCGAAG gtggaggaggagatcCACACCTTACGGCAAGTGCTGTCCGCCAAGGAGAGGCACGCGGCCGACCTGAAGCGGAAACTGGGCCTGAATCCGCTCAATGAGCTCAAGCAGAACATCAGCAAGAGCTGGCAGGACGTCCAGGCCTCCAACGC CTATGTGAAAACCGCAGAGAAACTCGCCAAGTGGAACGAGGCGTTTACCGGCTCCCACTT ATATCTCTCAGCGTCGGCCACTTTGGAGGAcattagccaatcagaagc GTACAAGAAGACTCAGGAAACTCTGTCTCAGGCCGGCCAGAAGACCTCCGCCGCCCTGTCCACCGTGGGCACTGCCATCAGCAGGAGACTGGGGGACATGAG AGCCCTGCCTTTCTCACACTCGCTTAG CGGTTACTCCATACGCCACTCGATAAGTATGCCGGCGATGAG GAACTCCCCAACCTTCAAGTCATTCGAGGACAAAGTTGGCAACATAAAG TACAAGATGGTCGGCAACCGCGTCCCTGATGAAGGAGCACAGTCCCCAACTGCGCCGAGCGGCATGCAGGACGGCGCCCCCTTCTGA
- the tpd52l2b gene encoding tpd52 like 2b isoform X6 gives MDSASQDINLNSPNKGLGSDLPAQGAAGTAPSNATSTLPPGMTEEEAQELRTELAKVEEEIHTLRQVLSAKERHAADLKRKLGLNPLNELKQNISKSWQDVQASNAYLSASATLEDISQSEAYKKTQETLSQAGQKTSAALSTVGTAISRRLGDMRNSPTFKSFEDKVGNIKYKMVGNRVPDEGAQSPTAPSGMQDGAPF, from the exons ATGGACTCCGCTAGTCAAG ACATTAACCTCAACTCTCCCAACAAAGGCCTGGGGTCGGACCTTCCAGCTCAGGGAGCTGCCGGTACTGCCCCCAGTAACGCCACCAGCACTCTGCCACCGGGCATGACAGAAGAAGAGGCACAGGAACTGCGGACTGAGCTTGCGAAG gtggaggaggagatcCACACCTTACGGCAAGTGCTGTCCGCCAAGGAGAGGCACGCGGCCGACCTGAAGCGGAAACTGGGCCTGAATCCGCTCAATGAGCTCAAGCAGAACATCAGCAAGAGCTGGCAGGACGTCCAGGCCTCCAACGC ATATCTCTCAGCGTCGGCCACTTTGGAGGAcattagccaatcagaagc GTACAAGAAGACTCAGGAAACTCTGTCTCAGGCCGGCCAGAAGACCTCCGCCGCCCTGTCCACCGTGGGCACTGCCATCAGCAGGAGACTGGGGGACATGAG GAACTCCCCAACCTTCAAGTCATTCGAGGACAAAGTTGGCAACATAAAG TACAAGATGGTCGGCAACCGCGTCCCTGATGAAGGAGCACAGTCCCCAACTGCGCCGAGCGGCATGCAGGACGGCGCCCCCTTCTGA
- the ppdpfb gene encoding pancreatic progenitor cell differentiation and proliferation factor B: protein MAAIPSSGSLVATHDYYRRRLGSTSSNSSCGSSEYMGEVIPHHPGLPKQDSGHWWSSFFFGKQNQPGTSTLTEAQQKVGTFSVTNGQVTCIAKEMATKRRPSDSGEPGKAEAGSPPPS from the exons ATGGCTGCGATCCCATCAAGCGGCTCTTTAGTTGCCACTCATGACTACTACAGAA GGCGCCTGGGCTCTACTTCCAGCAACAGTTCATGTGGGAGCTCAGAGTACATGGGCGAGGTGATTCCTCACCATCCAG GTCTGCCCAAGCAAGACTCTGGTCACTGGTGGTCCAGTTTCTTCTTTGGGAAGCAGAACCAGCCAGGCACCTCCACTTTGACTGAAGCTCAGCAGAA GGTGGGGACGTTCAGTGTGACCAACGGCCAGGTGACATGCATCGCCAAGGAGATGGCGACCAAGCGGCGGCCGAGCGACTCGGGGGAGCCCGGGAAGGCCGAGGCTGGGAGTCCACCCCCCTCGTGA